The following are encoded in a window of Mycobacteroides chelonae CCUG 47445 genomic DNA:
- a CDS encoding class I SAM-dependent methyltransferase, translating into MDTVVRQVRRVGDFPFPHQAAFILDNPIHRKFVNPAAVAERLALRGDERVLEIGPGPGIFSVQIAPRLPAGHLDLFDIQSEMLDKVKHKLDRAGYRNAEFHSGDASNGLPFPDKSFDVAFLASVIGEVPDKTACIRSLHKALKPGGRLIFQEIFLDPDRLGISELRALAEPEGFDFASATGSRWRDIVEFTRTAR; encoded by the coding sequence ATGGACACCGTGGTACGCCAGGTACGCCGGGTTGGCGACTTTCCGTTTCCGCACCAGGCGGCATTCATTCTCGACAATCCGATTCATCGCAAGTTCGTCAATCCGGCAGCCGTGGCCGAGCGGCTGGCACTACGGGGCGACGAACGGGTGCTGGAGATCGGCCCTGGTCCGGGGATCTTCAGTGTTCAGATAGCCCCGCGACTCCCCGCCGGCCACCTCGACCTGTTCGACATACAGTCCGAGATGCTCGACAAGGTCAAACACAAACTCGACCGGGCCGGGTACCGGAACGCGGAATTTCACTCGGGCGATGCCAGCAATGGACTTCCTTTCCCGGACAAGTCTTTTGACGTTGCGTTCCTCGCCAGCGTGATCGGCGAAGTCCCCGACAAGACGGCGTGCATCCGCTCACTGCACAAGGCACTCAAACCCGGCGGGCGGCTGATCTTCCAGGAAATCTTCCTCGACCCCGATCGCCTCGGCATCTCCGAGCTGCGGGCCCTGGCCGAACCAGAGGGCTTCGACTTCGCCTCGGCTACCGGAAGCCGGTGGCGCGACATCGTGGAGTTCACCCGTACCGCGCGCTAG
- a CDS encoding SDR family NAD(P)-dependent oxidoreductase, whose product MRAVRRMINVLTKPVGLNYPWTPSLAERVSGRTVLITGASSGIGRRLAERVAEAGAIAIVTARRAGELDDVVLGITARGGAAHAVCGDLSTGDGAGAVATEVLERFGAPDILVLNAGRSIMRSLAESEHRLHDYERTVAINYLGGVGLVLRLMPGMRARGSGHIVHSSSIGVLGNLPEFSAYVGSKAAMDAVLRIAGIESRADGVRVTNIHLPLVATDMIAPTDWSQYASLTLEEGVDMVVDAIRRQSREVNNPLGTLYRDSYRILPGIVSRVQSDYYRWYSGRGGGADTPAEVISGPLAVDPN is encoded by the coding sequence ATGCGGGCGGTCAGGCGCATGATCAATGTTCTTACGAAGCCGGTCGGGCTCAACTACCCGTGGACTCCTTCTCTGGCCGAGCGGGTGAGCGGTCGGACGGTGTTGATCACCGGCGCCTCCAGCGGGATCGGGCGGCGACTGGCGGAAAGGGTCGCAGAGGCCGGGGCGATTGCGATTGTCACCGCACGCCGGGCCGGCGAGCTCGACGACGTCGTGCTGGGAATCACCGCGCGGGGCGGTGCCGCGCACGCCGTTTGCGGCGATTTGTCGACCGGTGACGGTGCGGGAGCGGTGGCCACCGAGGTGCTCGAACGCTTTGGTGCGCCGGATATCTTGGTGTTGAACGCGGGGCGGTCGATCATGCGGTCGCTCGCGGAGTCCGAACACCGGCTGCATGACTACGAGCGGACCGTGGCGATCAACTACCTCGGTGGTGTGGGCCTGGTGCTGCGTCTGATGCCGGGCATGCGCGCCCGTGGCTCAGGGCATATCGTGCACAGCTCGTCGATCGGCGTGCTGGGTAACCTCCCCGAATTCTCCGCCTATGTCGGATCGAAAGCGGCCATGGACGCGGTGCTGCGCATCGCAGGCATCGAAAGCCGAGCCGACGGAGTCCGGGTCACTAACATCCACCTACCGCTTGTCGCGACGGACATGATCGCTCCGACCGACTGGAGTCAATATGCGTCGCTGACTTTGGAGGAGGGGGTCGACATGGTCGTCGATGCGATCCGGCGGCAGAGCCGCGAGGTCAACAACCCGCTGGGCACCTTGTACCGGGATTCGTATCGAATCCTCCCCGGGATCGTCAGCCGGGTGCAGAGCGATTACTACCGTTGGTATTCCGGCCGTGGCGGGGGTGCGGATACTCCTGCGGAAGTGATATCGGGCCCGTTGGCGGTAGACCCCAACTGA
- a CDS encoding SMI1/KNR4 family protein has translation MAMLADQQKALHDKDPVYDLPGPLQPATRKDIRAQERQRGLYLDADHRELLQVSNGLRSFCGFDDLFSFADSMPGSKNWEGMKAYIEGASLTPEYFGAHSFNQLIPVLGTEDDYVMTIAVAHSYFSDEPGTVFELGGDGPNGIGQYPTLMDAVRSKSEWYQKELRSRNG, from the coding sequence GTGGCGATGCTCGCCGACCAGCAGAAGGCCCTGCACGACAAGGACCCGGTGTACGACCTTCCCGGCCCGCTCCAGCCGGCAACACGCAAAGACATCCGCGCACAGGAACGCCAGCGAGGCCTGTACCTCGACGCCGATCACCGGGAGCTGCTCCAGGTCTCCAACGGCCTGCGCTCTTTCTGCGGCTTCGATGACTTGTTCTCATTTGCGGACTCGATGCCCGGCTCGAAGAACTGGGAGGGCATGAAGGCGTACATCGAAGGCGCGTCGCTGACTCCCGAATACTTCGGCGCCCATTCCTTCAACCAACTGATTCCCGTCCTCGGCACTGAGGACGATTACGTCATGACCATCGCCGTTGCCCACTCATACTTCAGTGACGAACCCGGCACCGTCTTCGAGCTTGGCGGTGACGGACCCAACGGGATCGGCCAGTACCCGACGTTGATGGACGCGGTGAGAAGTAAGTCGGAGTGGTACCAGAAGGAGCTGCGGAGCAGGAACGGATAG
- a CDS encoding DHA2 family efflux MFS transporter permease subunit, with the protein MDSAPTTLSVPSGPAEQPGVDAPAHPDKLDASLLRIAGICGLASVMAFLDSTAVTVAQRTFVTQFGASQAMVSWTIAGYMLAFATVIPMSGWAADRYGTKRLFLGAVLVFTIGSLLCAVAPNILLLIIFRVIQGVGGGMLMPLSFMILTREAGPKRLGRVVAIGAVPFLLGPIGGPILGGWLIGTYGWEWIFLINLPIGLSAFVLAALMFPKDRPEPSEKLDVVGALLLSPGVATLLAGMLAIPGRDSLADPHVLLPITIGAALIFAFVVHTRNRASHPLIDLGLFENPVVRWANITQFAFAATFVGAGLLVPSYFQVALHQTPMQSGMSMVAMGIGLVLTVPLAGVFMDKRGPGTIVLIGLPLIAVGLGVFTYGVARPEGHSAILLIGLLIMGMGVGCTSTPLSAACVQSLAPARVARGTTLLSVNDQVGGSVGAALMAMLLTTQFNRVGGGIELDPMAVSGGETNTPGMAAGSPVNSHSDFASDASQLLSHAYTTVFLVAVALAAVTVIPAIFLPRAVVVNINP; encoded by the coding sequence ATGGACAGCGCGCCTACGACCCTCTCGGTGCCGAGCGGGCCTGCTGAGCAGCCGGGTGTGGACGCACCTGCCCACCCCGACAAGCTGGACGCCTCGCTGCTGCGGATCGCCGGCATATGCGGTCTGGCGAGCGTGATGGCCTTCTTGGACAGCACGGCCGTCACTGTTGCCCAACGCACGTTCGTCACCCAGTTCGGGGCCAGTCAGGCGATGGTCTCCTGGACCATCGCCGGTTACATGCTTGCCTTCGCGACGGTGATCCCGATGAGCGGTTGGGCAGCCGACAGATACGGCACCAAGCGGCTGTTCCTGGGCGCGGTCCTGGTGTTCACGATTGGCTCACTGCTGTGCGCGGTAGCGCCGAATATCTTGCTGCTCATCATTTTCCGTGTCATTCAGGGCGTAGGTGGCGGCATGTTGATGCCGTTGAGCTTCATGATCCTGACCCGAGAGGCGGGCCCGAAGCGCCTTGGCCGCGTTGTCGCGATAGGGGCGGTTCCCTTCTTGCTCGGCCCGATCGGTGGGCCCATCCTGGGCGGATGGCTGATCGGCACCTATGGCTGGGAATGGATCTTCCTGATCAATCTGCCGATCGGATTGAGCGCTTTTGTATTGGCGGCGCTCATGTTCCCGAAAGACCGTCCCGAGCCCTCCGAGAAGCTCGATGTCGTCGGAGCGCTGCTGCTCTCACCTGGCGTGGCCACGTTGCTTGCCGGAATGTTGGCGATACCCGGCCGTGACAGCCTCGCCGACCCGCATGTCCTGCTACCCATAACTATCGGTGCCGCATTGATTTTCGCCTTCGTGGTGCACACCAGAAACCGTGCGTCGCACCCACTCATCGACCTGGGGTTGTTCGAAAACCCGGTGGTGCGGTGGGCCAACATCACCCAGTTCGCCTTCGCCGCCACATTTGTCGGGGCCGGGCTGCTTGTGCCGAGCTACTTTCAGGTGGCTCTGCATCAGACGCCGATGCAGTCCGGGATGTCCATGGTGGCCATGGGAATCGGTCTCGTACTGACTGTGCCGCTGGCAGGGGTGTTCATGGACAAGCGCGGCCCGGGCACGATCGTCTTGATCGGGCTGCCCCTGATCGCGGTGGGCCTGGGGGTATTCACGTACGGAGTCGCGCGGCCCGAGGGCCACTCAGCGATATTGCTGATCGGATTACTGATCATGGGGATGGGTGTTGGCTGCACATCGACACCGCTTTCGGCGGCGTGCGTCCAGTCACTGGCGCCGGCGCGGGTGGCACGGGGTACCACGCTGCTGAGCGTCAACGACCAGGTAGGGGGGTCGGTTGGGGCCGCGTTGATGGCAATGCTGTTGACCACTCAGTTCAATCGTGTCGGAGGTGGAATTGAGCTGGATCCGATGGCGGTATCGGGTGGCGAAACCAATACCCCTGGAATGGCGGCTGGCTCGCCGGTGAACTCGCATTCAGATTTTGCGAGTGATGCATCTCAATTGCTCTCACACGCGTACACAACGGTATTTCTTGTCGCCGTCGCATTAGCGGCCGTCACCGTCATCCCGGCGATCTTTCTACCGCGGGCAGTGGTGGTAAATATCAACCCCTAA
- a CDS encoding MFS transporter — protein MTSCKSTATENATPEGARAGRRTWFGLATLLLPVFLVSMDVSVLFLAMPRLSESLNPTAAEQLWILDVYGFLLAGLLITMGNLGDRWGRRRLMLWGATLFGLASVIAAFAPTPLTLIAARALMGVGGATLLPASLALIGVMFPNARQKALAVGIWAAAFSFGAAVGPVIGGLLLHHYWWGSVFLINVPVLIVLLLTANALIPEYRNPVLEPFDLAGVALSMVGIMTFVYAVKAMATHGFSPVVAITGAIGVLTLAAFVRQQMRNPHPLLALDLFRNRTFTVAIVGTIAAMATFGATTYLTGLYLQSVLGFDVLAAAFLGLPMALTVAYFSMDAARIERLLGERWTFVTSLLAMAVGNAVLLALGPHGPVGVYIAATVIVGAGAGVMFTFVSAVALNAAPTERAGQATGISEMSFELGTAFGLALFGALASAIFAARTHMHETLGQAMARAKDLGGEAGAAAAELARTGWTDGIHAVAGVSTLLLVATALAAALVMRHTDT, from the coding sequence ATGACCAGCTGCAAGAGCACAGCGACCGAAAACGCGACGCCCGAAGGCGCCCGCGCTGGACGCCGTACCTGGTTCGGGCTCGCGACCCTGCTACTGCCGGTCTTCCTGGTCTCCATGGATGTCTCGGTGCTGTTCCTGGCGATGCCACGGCTGTCCGAGTCACTCAACCCGACCGCGGCCGAGCAGCTCTGGATCCTGGACGTGTACGGATTCCTGCTCGCAGGTCTGCTGATCACCATGGGCAATCTGGGTGACCGGTGGGGCCGGCGGCGCCTCATGCTGTGGGGGGCGACGCTTTTTGGTCTCGCATCGGTGATCGCGGCGTTCGCACCCACACCGCTGACCCTGATCGCGGCCCGCGCCCTGATGGGTGTCGGCGGAGCCACCCTGCTACCCGCCAGCCTGGCGCTCATCGGTGTCATGTTCCCCAATGCGCGCCAGAAGGCGCTCGCGGTCGGCATCTGGGCCGCAGCGTTCTCCTTCGGTGCGGCGGTCGGCCCCGTCATCGGTGGCCTGCTGTTGCATCACTACTGGTGGGGCTCGGTGTTCCTCATCAACGTCCCGGTGCTGATCGTGCTCCTGCTCACCGCGAACGCACTCATCCCCGAATACCGAAACCCGGTGCTGGAGCCGTTCGACCTCGCCGGCGTCGCATTGTCCATGGTCGGCATCATGACCTTTGTCTACGCCGTGAAAGCCATGGCCACACATGGCTTTTCGCCTGTGGTGGCGATCACCGGAGCTATCGGCGTACTGACGCTCGCGGCATTCGTCCGCCAGCAGATGCGGAATCCGCATCCGCTGTTGGCACTCGACTTGTTCCGCAATCGGACCTTCACCGTGGCAATCGTCGGCACCATCGCCGCGATGGCCACCTTCGGTGCGACCACCTACCTCACCGGGCTCTACCTGCAGTCGGTGCTCGGTTTCGACGTGCTGGCCGCCGCGTTCCTGGGACTGCCGATGGCGCTGACCGTCGCCTACTTCTCGATGGACGCCGCACGCATCGAACGGCTACTCGGTGAGCGTTGGACATTCGTGACGTCTCTGCTGGCCATGGCCGTGGGCAACGCGGTACTGCTCGCGCTGGGCCCCCACGGGCCGGTCGGCGTCTATATCGCGGCAACGGTGATCGTCGGCGCCGGAGCCGGCGTTATGTTCACCTTCGTTTCGGCGGTGGCGCTGAATGCCGCCCCGACCGAGCGCGCCGGGCAGGCCACGGGAATCTCGGAGATGAGCTTTGAGCTCGGGACCGCCTTCGGGCTCGCGCTGTTCGGCGCCCTCGCCTCGGCGATCTTCGCCGCACGCACCCACATGCACGAGACACTCGGGCAGGCCATGGCGCGCGCCAAGGATCTCGGCGGCGAGGCCGGCGCCGCCGCGGCCGAGCTCGCCAGAACCGGATGGACGGATGGAATCCATGCGGTCGCCGGGGTGTCGACGCTGCTCCTGGTCGCCACCGCGCTCGCGGCCGCCCTCGTGATGCGTCACACCGACACCTAA
- a CDS encoding M48 family metallopeptidase → MSDLPTRTYIEFPGISTRAWEHPADRAALQTLRSLKGFDTVLKALAALLRERQHRLMYLATAIRVDDRQFSSLNDTLNDCARILDAPEIPELYVIQGPYANAFTIGMDRPFIVLTSGLLDLMNEQELRFVVGHELGHALSGHAVYRTMLLHLMRLAGNLGWMPIGGWALRAVVAALMEWQRKSELSGDRAGMLCGQDVDTAIRVEMKLAGGSRLDEMDTQRFLAQAAEYERTGDMRDGVLKLLNLELQSHPFSVLRAAELSKWIDRGEYGAILGGNYPRREDDVQSDLGSDFRSAARSYKENFDSSTDPLISALRNFGSTLDGVVNVVGQGVTDVASDVRRRFSEWRNNSDDEPRDDDA, encoded by the coding sequence ATGTCCGATCTGCCCACTCGTACCTATATCGAGTTTCCCGGAATTAGCACCCGCGCCTGGGAGCACCCTGCGGACCGGGCCGCTCTGCAAACATTGCGCAGCCTTAAGGGCTTCGACACCGTCCTCAAGGCGCTGGCCGCACTGTTGCGCGAACGCCAGCATCGGCTGATGTACCTGGCCACCGCCATCCGCGTCGACGACCGTCAGTTCAGCTCGCTCAATGACACCCTCAATGATTGCGCCCGCATCCTCGACGCCCCCGAAATCCCCGAGCTGTATGTCATTCAAGGGCCGTACGCCAACGCGTTCACCATCGGGATGGACCGACCGTTCATCGTGCTCACCTCCGGCCTATTGGACCTGATGAATGAGCAGGAGCTGCGCTTCGTCGTCGGCCACGAACTCGGGCACGCATTGTCCGGGCATGCCGTGTATCGCACGATGCTGCTGCACCTGATGCGGCTGGCCGGGAATCTCGGCTGGATGCCGATCGGCGGGTGGGCGCTGCGCGCCGTCGTCGCCGCGCTCATGGAATGGCAGCGCAAGTCCGAGCTCTCCGGCGACCGCGCCGGAATGCTCTGCGGGCAAGACGTGGATACCGCGATCCGCGTGGAGATGAAGCTGGCCGGCGGGTCACGCCTCGACGAGATGGATACGCAGCGCTTCCTGGCGCAGGCCGCCGAGTACGAACGCACCGGGGACATGCGTGACGGCGTGCTCAAATTGCTCAACCTGGAATTGCAATCGCACCCCTTCTCGGTGCTGCGGGCCGCCGAACTGAGTAAGTGGATCGACCGCGGCGAATATGGCGCGATACTCGGCGGAAACTACCCGCGGCGCGAAGACGACGTACAGTCCGACTTGGGTTCTGATTTCCGTTCCGCGGCAAGGTCATACAAAGAAAATTTCGATTCATCGACTGATCCGCTGATCTCCGCACTACGCAACTTCGGCTCCACCCTCGATGGCGTCGTGAATGTCGTCGGACAAGGGGTCACCGACGTCGCCAGCGACGTACGCCGCCGATTTTCGGAGTGGCGCAACAACTCCGATGACGAGCCACGCGATGACGACGCCTGA
- a CDS encoding GNAT family N-acetyltransferase, producing MTREIRDIDSTNEAVAHRVIATAFAEDPVVRWVNSDPRRDVAIFRGISLALHGSGQGEYLLYEDGVAVGAAHWDPPSWEPPAAQRMRAIPLLLGAIRLGVVRGVALARAAAAVRPTHPHWYLATIGAAIPGKGIGSELLKHQIDQLEGPAYLESSNIRNNPLYERFGFKVVDEIKPVSDGPTLWAMYRD from the coding sequence ATGACCCGCGAGATCCGAGACATCGACTCCACCAATGAAGCCGTTGCCCACCGCGTGATCGCCACGGCATTCGCAGAGGATCCCGTGGTCCGATGGGTGAACTCCGATCCCCGACGAGACGTGGCCATCTTCCGTGGCATCTCACTGGCGCTGCACGGCTCCGGTCAGGGCGAGTACCTGCTCTACGAAGACGGCGTGGCGGTCGGAGCCGCCCATTGGGATCCGCCGAGCTGGGAGCCGCCCGCCGCACAGCGGATGCGGGCCATCCCGCTGCTACTCGGAGCGATCCGGCTGGGCGTGGTGCGTGGTGTTGCCCTGGCGCGTGCCGCTGCCGCCGTCCGTCCCACACACCCGCACTGGTATCTGGCGACCATCGGCGCCGCCATCCCCGGCAAAGGCATTGGGTCCGAACTCCTCAAACACCAGATCGACCAGCTCGAGGGGCCCGCGTATCTGGAGAGCTCGAACATCCGCAACAACCCGCTCTACGAACGCTTCGGATTCAAGGTCGTCGATGAGATCAAACCGGTGTCCGACGGCCCCACCCTGTGGGCGATGTACCGAGACTGA
- a CDS encoding MbtH family protein, with protein MQTNPFDDDNGSFLVLVNDQEQHSLWPSFADAPAGWRVVYGDAGRAACLEYIDEHWPDIRPKDLRQRLA; from the coding sequence ATGCAAACCAACCCCTTTGACGATGACAATGGCAGTTTTCTCGTTCTGGTCAACGACCAGGAGCAGCACAGCCTTTGGCCGTCCTTCGCCGATGCGCCGGCGGGCTGGCGCGTGGTCTACGGCGACGCGGGCCGCGCGGCATGTCTTGAATACATCGACGAACACTGGCCCGATATCCGGCCGAAGGACCTGCGCCAACGACTCGCGTAG
- a CDS encoding methionyl-tRNA formyltransferase, whose protein sequence is MRVVSFGYQVWGYRTLQALIDLGHEVVLAVTHPSSEEAYRAIWSAPVDELAREHGIPVHVTTRVDAETIELVKGAEPDVIVVNSWYNRMPVELYDFPPHGTLNFHDSLLPKFTGFSPVLWSLISGESEFGLTVHRMDSGLDTGDILVQHSLPIGPADTGTELVLRGMDLIPGVLAEALGALESGEALWRPQNKAERTYCHKRSERDSAIDWSWPAEDLERFVRALSDPYPRAFTFYDGGRIEVLEARISEARYGGTPGRVIVQEEGGVVVCGADAYRVGNRGLVITRIRDADGNEHSGHEYFRRGGYLNSNT, encoded by the coding sequence ATGCGCGTCGTGTCGTTTGGGTATCAGGTCTGGGGTTACCGGACTTTGCAGGCGTTGATCGATCTGGGGCATGAGGTGGTGCTTGCGGTCACGCATCCCTCTAGCGAGGAAGCGTATAGGGCGATTTGGTCGGCGCCGGTTGATGAGCTTGCGCGTGAGCACGGTATTCCGGTGCATGTCACCACGCGGGTTGATGCTGAAACCATCGAATTGGTTAAGGGCGCCGAGCCCGATGTCATTGTGGTCAATAGTTGGTACAACCGGATGCCGGTGGAACTTTATGATTTCCCGCCGCATGGCACGTTGAATTTTCATGATTCGTTGCTGCCGAAATTCACGGGGTTCTCGCCTGTGTTGTGGTCGTTGATCAGTGGTGAGTCTGAGTTCGGGTTGACGGTGCATCGGATGGATAGCGGTTTGGATACCGGTGACATTCTGGTGCAGCACTCCCTGCCGATCGGTCCGGCTGATACGGGCACCGAGTTGGTGTTGCGGGGGATGGATCTGATTCCGGGGGTGTTGGCTGAGGCGCTGGGTGCGCTGGAGTCCGGGGAGGCGCTGTGGCGTCCGCAGAACAAGGCCGAGCGAACCTACTGCCATAAGCGTTCGGAGCGTGACAGCGCGATCGATTGGAGTTGGCCGGCCGAGGATCTGGAGCGGTTTGTGCGGGCGTTGTCGGATCCGTATCCGCGGGCGTTCACCTTCTATGACGGCGGGCGTATCGAGGTGTTGGAGGCGCGGATTTCCGAGGCGCGTTATGGCGGTACGCCGGGGCGGGTGATCGTGCAGGAAGAAGGTGGCGTGGTGGTGTGTGGCGCTGATGCCTACCGCGTGGGTAACCGCGGGCTGGTGATCACCCGCATCCGAGACGCCGACGGCAACGAGCACAGCGGCCACGAGTACTTCCGGCGCGGGGGATATCTCAACAGCAACACCTGA
- a CDS encoding GtrA family protein — protein MPTPPTFVSAIPRSVVLRLVPLAGFIRFAVVGALTFVLTTGLYFALEASVLQTKPVTALTLATMVATVVSYVLNREWSFAERRGRAAHHEAFLFFGISAVAVGINQIPLALSRYALHLQVPHVQPVTEHVADFVSGSLIGTLLATAFRWWAFRKWVFPELQGAVNNSSSSASSEFGATEPITSVS, from the coding sequence ATGCCCACACCGCCCACATTCGTCTCCGCGATTCCCCGGTCGGTGGTACTTCGGCTTGTGCCGTTGGCTGGGTTCATCCGGTTCGCAGTGGTGGGCGCGTTGACGTTCGTCCTTACTACTGGTCTGTACTTCGCGCTGGAAGCTTCTGTACTGCAAACCAAGCCAGTGACCGCGTTGACGTTAGCCACCATGGTGGCGACGGTGGTGTCGTATGTGCTCAACCGGGAGTGGTCGTTCGCCGAACGTCGTGGGAGGGCGGCGCATCACGAGGCGTTCCTGTTTTTCGGAATCAGTGCAGTGGCGGTGGGAATCAACCAGATCCCCTTGGCGCTGTCGCGTTATGCGCTCCATCTGCAGGTTCCTCATGTGCAGCCGGTGACGGAGCACGTTGCCGACTTCGTCAGCGGGTCACTGATCGGCACATTGCTTGCAACGGCATTTAGGTGGTGGGCGTTCCGGAAATGGGTTTTTCCCGAACTGCAAGGCGCCGTAAATAATTCGTCGTCCTCGGCCAGCTCCGAGTTCGGCGCTACTGAACCGATCACGTCAGTGTCGTAG
- a CDS encoding TetR/AcrR family transcriptional regulator, which yields MTDPRLTLESIVAQAITIADSDGLAGVSMRKIADALGVGAMSLYRHVADKDALLVEMTAEVTRRFAYPQEMMGDPDWRTRVRVAVEYDFNLYSTHPWVLLAYAVPRNGMQPETLVCFDWLLETFSHLGVPVPEAAELAFQVWSYSQGVGLGAVGGQLVSPGARTDFSGLSELIDGNVGVPESPRLAALVGVGDLPQVTNPREVIVKGVEILCDGIARRYASL from the coding sequence GTGACCGATCCGCGTCTAACGCTGGAATCGATTGTTGCCCAGGCTATTACGATCGCCGACTCGGATGGCTTGGCCGGTGTCTCCATGCGCAAGATCGCCGATGCCCTCGGAGTGGGGGCGATGTCGCTGTACCGTCACGTGGCCGACAAGGATGCGCTGCTGGTCGAGATGACCGCTGAGGTCACCCGGCGATTCGCCTATCCCCAAGAGATGATGGGCGACCCGGACTGGCGTACACGGGTACGCGTCGCCGTCGAGTACGACTTCAATCTGTACAGCACTCACCCTTGGGTGCTGTTGGCGTACGCGGTGCCGCGCAACGGCATGCAACCCGAAACTCTGGTGTGCTTCGACTGGTTACTGGAGACCTTCAGCCACCTCGGGGTCCCCGTACCCGAGGCGGCGGAATTGGCGTTTCAGGTGTGGAGCTATTCGCAAGGCGTCGGCCTGGGTGCGGTCGGCGGGCAGCTTGTCTCCCCGGGTGCCCGCACCGACTTTTCGGGTTTGTCGGAACTGATCGATGGCAACGTCGGTGTACCGGAGTCCCCGCGACTGGCCGCGCTGGTGGGGGTGGGTGACCTGCCGCAGGTGACCAATCCGCGCGAGGTGATCGTCAAGGGCGTCGAGATCCTGTGCGACGGCATTGCCCGGCGCTACGCGTCCCTATAG